A window of the Bacteroidales bacterium genome harbors these coding sequences:
- a CDS encoding carboxymuconolactone decarboxylase family protein, translating to MMQMIKTISGGIVLSMAVLLLTCITAWSQAEPDSLMKQSSEDSLYIEKRAELLRYMQKFTKKYAGDMKGFYAFAQTAMEPRALDVKTKEMIAIGIAIAERCDDCIAYHTHAALKAGATEKEIMEALGVALYMGGGPSLAYATHVLKAMDQFKAMEEEGD from the coding sequence ATGATGCAAATGATCAAAACCATCTCAGGAGGCATAGTGTTATCTATGGCCGTATTGCTATTAACTTGTATTACTGCCTGGTCTCAAGCAGAACCTGACTCTTTGATGAAGCAATCATCTGAGGATAGCCTTTACATTGAAAAACGTGCTGAATTGCTTCGGTACATGCAAAAATTTACAAAGAAGTATGCCGGTGATATGAAGGGTTTTTATGCGTTTGCACAAACAGCAATGGAACCCAGGGCACTGGATGTAAAAACAAAGGAAATGATTGCAATTGGTATTGCCATCGCTGAACGCTGCGATGATTGTATTGCCTATCATACCCATGCCGCGCTTAAAGCCGGGGCAACAGAAAAGGAAATAATGGAAGCCCTTGGCGTAGCCTTATATATGGGTGGTGGTCCTTCACTGGCTTATGCTACCCATGTGTTGAAAGCTATGGATCAATTCAAAGCTATGGAAGAAGAGGGAGACTAA